ACAGGTCTCCGTGATGGTGTACACACCCATTTCTCGACACCATGAGAAAAGCCATCGTTGTAGGTTTTGGGTTCCTCCCAGAGCACACGCTGCCTGCCGTACCGGTTCATCTGTTGGCGGGTTTTCACGGCGAACACCAGCAGAATGATCAGCGCCACCACCACCAGGAACCCTAGAATAATGGCGActgcctggggggggggggggggggggggggggggggttggtttaTTTACTACATCTCATTGCTAGAAAGCATGACAACAACATGGAAGGTAATAATAAAAGTTTCCAAATTTGGTGTTTGATGGAGATGTCCAGGACTCTCCAGGACCTGCTCACCTCCTGAGGTTCCACCACGCAGTAGTGATACATGTACTGGTTAATGAAGATGCCAGATGCTTGAGGCTGGTTTTGATACTGAGCACACAGCTGCCATATCATGTTGTACATCATGGAGCCAGAGGACTGAGCCGTGGGGTTAACGGCCACCAGGTACACGATGCTGGCGACGAGCATGAGGAAGGCCAGGATCACCGTGATGATGATGGTCGCCAGGTAGAACTTGGTGGACTTTGCCGTACTCTGCCTGGACACCACCAAGATGAATATGACCAGCACGGCTATAAAGGTGATGGCAGAAATGCCGATGATGAAGCCCTTGCCGGTCACAGGGTCAACGTATCCGCCGTATCCATAGCCGCTGTAACCCATTCCGCCGCCGTACATGCCGCCCCCATAGCTCCCGTAACTTCCACCGTAGGAACTCCCGGCGTAGCCCATACCGCCACCGCCGTAGCCCATACCGCCCATAGCGCCCATGCCGAGGCCGCCCATGCCCATGGCCTCCATGTCGTAGTCCCATGCCAGCGTGGATGCCACGCAGACGAACACCCCCACgcacatgatgatgatgatgatgcacaTGATCTTCATCACGCCCGGAGGCGACTTCCAGCTGTAGTAGTGCAGCAGCTCGTCATCGGGGTAATGGTAAAAGGTGTGTTGGGAAGATCGGTGGGGACTAAAGGAAAAGAGAAAGACATTGAAACAGAGATGCCGAACCCTGATCTCCTAAAACAGGGGTGCCAGCGTTTGGCTGACTGAAGACTTTTGCTCCAACAGTTATTTAGCACATCTGGTACTAACATTAAGATGTGAAGTGAGACTTCATGAGCTGGATGAGGTGTGTTAGATTAGAGTTGGACCTGAACTCTGCAGGGCGAGTAGATCACGAGGACTAAACATGCATGCGtaggttttattttatttgcacCTACAGTGTAATATTTTATGAAGAATTTTAATACTTACGATCTAGTCTTGGTTGTTGGCATTGTGTTTTTGATGGACGCTTAAAACGTCCTTACCGAACAGGTTTTACGTTTTGCGTAAATAATATCCTGGGGAAGAGAATAAACACGAAAACAATTATATCACTTAAAACAGCATTACTACATTGATGTTCATATGAGAACTAGTCTTATTCAGCGATAGCAAGAGAGCAGTGTGCTGCCTTATCTAACATGTGAACATCCCTGTGTAGAAAGGTCAGTAATCACCAAGATTAGATTGTAATTTACGCAATTACGTGATTTATGGGATCTGGTAAAATTACAGACTTAATTGGAGATGGACAATTAATAAAACAACCGACCTAAAATCCATCTACGAAATATTTTATAGGTTACTATATTGTCATTTAAATATCAGCACTCGAAATGTTTTTAACAAGAATAAAGAGCATATAAAGTTGCACTGATTTGAAAAACAAATTTATACAAATTTATACAAATCGAAAATGGAAGAATTGGACACACAAATAGTATAAATAGATACGCTAAATGTCCCAGATTAAAAATGTAAGTCTTAACAAAAACGAAATAGTTTGTCTTTTGTCTCAAATGTATCATCGTAACGTGTTTGCTACATATATGACTAAATATGCAACGTATTTTATTAACAGTCAAACATCCAACACAGTGAGAGCTTACCTGTGTCTCAGCACTACACGCACGGCCAGGTGAGGAACGCTTTCTCTTCACCGAGATGTGTTACGCAGCAGGTAAAACAGACGGCAGGTAAACGCCCCACGGCCTCTATTCATCTTATTACGGGCACATCCTTGAAAGTGGCCCGCCTCAGCCTTTGAAAACGTCTTAATGCATGCAGTATATGAGCTAGGAGCGAGATTATGGGGGCAGGTCATGTGTGTTAAAGGTGCTTCTCGACCATGGAGCAACTCCAACTGAGTTGAATGGGAACGAACCGAGTGTGACTTAAAAAGCACTTTGATTTATGGGTGCACACAGTGAAGTGAGGAAGTGATCGAAACAGACTTATACAAAACGTTTCGTCTGATTCACAGAGTTGTGGATATGGAATAAATGAAAATCAGCCTGTGATTCTGTAATCTAAGCCAAACGCTGGACTCCTGTGGACTTTTTAAGCGTGTTTAACGCCTATAATAAGCctataattttatttataaaggcTACCGAGAAGTGGAATGCCAAGGAAAATTGCATATAATTAATTGTGAGATTAAGGCATTTTTTACAAGCCCACAATAAAGAAATCAGAACTTAGTAACATGATTTACAACCCTTTGCTCTCTCCTTTTCCCCAAAGACTATATATAGCCCACATAAAGTGCGTGAAACCAATTACAGCCCGTAAGGCGAAACTCGCCAAGAAAACCTGGAGAACCAGTTGACGCGCGTTTGGAATTACGCATGCGCAGCATCACTACACTCTCGTCTCTAGACTCTCATTGTGCTCGTGCAGCGTCACGTATGCGGAACTCAGTCACGTGTTTCCCCAGGAGAACAACAGCTCCTCAAATAAAGTTCAAAAAATGCTGAAGGGTTTGACGGCGGTTTGCCGCCTCAAACTCGGTGACACAATAGTGTAACCCGGGGAGAACGGAAGACAgtgagaacaaacaaacaaacaggaaaTAACGTATCCGGCTTGTCCTGCTCCACTTTCCATATTAAGTCAATTGTTTGTAACCTAACAGATCGTCTCGAAATGGACCGAGAACGATTAAGCGATACCGCTGCTCTTGTTCAGAATAAATAGCCTAAACATAATGACaatttaaagaaaaacataTACATCTTTGTAGCCCTCAAAGATCAATAGCCTACCAGATAAACGCTCAGTAATGAAATCATCATCAGAAGGTCCGttatttaaacacacacagacttgatGGCAACGCACGTGTTTTACTTGAATTCTGGCGACATAAAAGCGTACAAAAATGAATCCCTGGGTAcatgtatataaaaaaaatgtacaaaactCATTTAAAATACACTGGTAAGACAATTGTAAAGGTCACATAAAGGACTCAGCAAAACAATTGCTATAATTGTCTAAATGATCTAGGCCTAAGCTACAAAAATCTTAAAAACCAACTTCACGTCATGTTACATTGATGGCTTTATCTTTATCACATCAACATAAAACACCCTTCTGAAAATTCACATTAAAATGTACAGAACTATAATTCATGTTACAGAATGAGCGTTATTAACAATTTACTAGTTTCACCTTCAAACAGAAAACACTTTTATTTTCCCTCATAAAGGATTGGTTTCTGGAGGTAAGCTTTATGGAGGATTGGTGGAAGGGAAGAGAGGTTACAAAACCTTTAATGGCAACATCTCATGCTTTTAATAAGCAAAGTCTAAATGTTCTATGGCTCAAAAGTGATTTTGTATTAGAAATGAAAATGCCAACATTACACCCAGAGCTGAGCGATAATACAAACATCACGGTGGAGCACTAGGCAGGCGGTAT
The genomic region above belongs to Brachyhypopomus gauderio isolate BG-103 chromosome 3, BGAUD_0.2, whole genome shotgun sequence and contains:
- the oclnb gene encoding occludin b isoform X1, coding for MPTTKTRSPHRSSQHTFYHYPDDELLHYYSWKSPPGVMKIMCIIIIIMCVGVFVCVASTLAWDYDMEAMGMGGLGMGAMGGMGYGGGGMGYAGSSYGGSYGSYGGGMYGGGMGYSGYGYGGYVDPVTGKGFIIGISAITFIAVLVIFILVVSRQSTAKSTKFYLATIIITVILAFLMLVASIVYLVAVNPTAQSSGSMMYNMIWQLCAQYQNQPQASGIFINQYMYHYCVVEPQEAVAIILGFLVVVALIILLVFAVKTRQQMNRYGRQRVLWEEPKTYNDGFSHGVEKWVTDVSGDPEAFLNDSNDQVGKSWTLSQTPDVEKPLYLPGSSDLNSTVSGVRSKLKDYDTGAESADELDEADFDGEFPPIKSDNERLRYKRQFDRDHMEYKRLQAELDDVNMGLLEVDRELDRLQEGSPQFQDAMEHYNRLKDLKRSADYRMKKRKTKQLKAKLSHIKKRVNGYDQRP
- the oclnb gene encoding occludin b isoform X2, with the protein product MPTTKTRSPHRSSQHTFYHYPDDELLHYYSWKSPPGVMKIMCIIIIIMCVGVFVCVASTLAWDYDMEAMGMGGLGMGAMGGMGYGGGGMGYAGSSYGGSYGSYGGGMYGGGMGYSGYGYGGYVDPVTGKGFIIGISAITFIAVLVIFILVVSRQSTAKSTKFYLATIIITVILAFLMLVASIVYLVAVNPTAQSSGSMMYNMIWQLCAQYQNQPQASGIFINQYMYHYCVVEPQEAVAIILGFLVVVALIILLVFAVKTRQQMNRYGRQRVLWEEPKTYNDGFSHGVEKWVTDVSGDPEAFLNDSNDQVGKSWTLSQTPDVEKPLYLPGSDLNSTVSGVRSKLKDYDTGAESADELDEADFDGEFPPIKSDNERLRYKRQFDRDHMEYKRLQAELDDVNMGLLEVDRELDRLQEGSPQFQDAMEHYNRLKDLKRSADYRMKKRKTKQLKAKLSHIKKRVNGYDQRP